In Sciurus carolinensis chromosome 8, mSciCar1.2, whole genome shotgun sequence, the genomic stretch TTGAGACAAACGGGACTGGGATCCTAGCTTGATCACTCAGGAGCTGTGTGGCCTCGGGGCAGgtcactttacctctctgagcctcaacttcTCCATCTGTATATGGAGACAGCAATCGCCCTACCACAAAGATGGCTGTCAggattcaaagaaataatgaccaAAAGGGGTCGAGGCCACCTGAACGTGCCAGATTCATATCAGCTGCTACTACTATTGTTGTCACTCAAGTGTTACAGACCGGAGCTTCTTCCTGCCCGACCTCCTGGactctccccctgcccccacctgtCCTAGGACCAGGAATCTAGGTCAGTTACTGACTGACCTGGGAGTATCCCCATACTGGGGTAAGGCACTTCTGGAGGATTCCCCCAAGACAGAAGCGGGGGTGATGCACCAGGCTAAAGCCCAGTCCAGGCAACTGGAAATCTTGTCTGCGcaaatccccagcagcaccaccCGCAATGTGCGTTAATACGCCTCTGCTCCTCTTAGGTTAATCTATGTATTATTTATAGGGCTTTATTATGCGCTCAGAGGGCTCCCCGAGGAATGTAATTTGCGCTGGGAGGTAAATCTGAATCATATTTACTATTAATTTCTGTCAATAAAGCAAAGCAAGGAGACCTCAGTGTAGCAGAAATGGGCTCGGGTTGGTTTCCCACTAACCGCTCCCCTGAGAAAGCCAGGCAGCCTCTCCGTATCTCCCAGATCCATCGTCCTCTTCTCTGGGGCTCCACCCTCACTTCCCCAGCCCAGGGACCGTCCCTGCTCagctggggccctgggttccGCTGCCTCTCCCGCCCGCTTCGCTGGGTCCTCTCCACCAAGCAGGCCGTGCCCTGTGCGCTCAGAGCGGAGGCCGCCCACCCTCGGTCCTGCCTCCACCCTGCCCACGCGGAGTGCCTGTCCCTTGGGCCCCTGGAACCTCTGCGGCctccccccagcccctccccaggagCACCCCTTCCCCGcgcccaccctccctcccctggcAACTCCAGTGCGACCTCCCCAGGGAGCGTCCTTGGCTCCGGAATGGGGTCGGGTCCTTGTAGAATAAGCGCCGCACTCCGCGCTGGGTCTTCTCCCCCGGGAGGCGTTGCTTGGGTTGGTTTGAAGGGTGAGCGGTCTCTCCCACTAGCGGCCGCGGAGATGGTGAGGACAGAGTGGCTATATCCTTCCTGCATGCCCGGTGCCTCCCGGGTTCCCAGCAAGGAGCAGGCAGTGGACGCACTGAGACCCGAGGGTGGGTGGGTGTTGGGAGATGGGGTGTGTGGGTGGACGCTGGGGTTGGGGTGTGTGGGCTGCGGATGGGGGTGGATCCTGGGTTGTTCTGAGCGGTGCCGAAGAGCCCAGGCCTGCGCGCAGGAGGCCGGGTCGTTCCCGCCCACCCGCCGGGTCTCGCTAGGGACTGAGGAAGCCACCACCTCCTTTGTATGCTTGGTTGCTAGAAATCTAAGTGATGACAATTTTTCCTTTACAAAATGTGGACTCCTTGAAGTCCACAGTTTTTGGAATGGTCGTTTGGGAATGTCCCCTGAAAAGAGCGGTGACACTTTGGGCAGGTGgcttggcctctctgagcctcagctgcTATTCCGCGAGGTGAACGGGAGAGGCTGTGACAGAAACCTCCAGGACGACTTCGCCCTCTGGCTTCCATCTCTTTCTTCAGGGGAGGCTTTGTCCCCTGGGGAGCAGGCCAGCCGAGCCTGCTGAGTTCGCTCAGGGTGGGAGGAGTGACTTTCTGGTTCCTCCCTTGTCCCGAATACCACCCAGCAGCCCCTGTCCCCCCAGGGGTCCACAGCCCTGGGAGTCGGGCACCCCGACTCAGCAACCCAACCTGAAGGGGAGGAAGCGGAGAGGTGGCcgggcagggcctggggaccCCAGCTCACGTCCACCCAAGCCAAGCTCCAGCTGTGTTTGCGGATCCAGGGCGGCTGGGGCGACCTCAGGGCCCTGGCCTGTTAAAGTGGGAAAGATCGGAGTTGGTCACCATGaaccctctctcctccctcccgccCAGCCTGGCTCCTCACCCCACCAGCGCGGCCTGGGGCATCGGCTCTGCCCACACTCCTCCTTCCATCGGCCCTTCTGGAACCGGGGGCCGTGATCTCTGTGCATCCTCCCTGGACGGGGCTCCCTGGAGCACCAACCCTGGTTCCCGAGGGGGCGTGACCAGCTGGCCCGAGGCACCGGGTCACCCAGCATGAGTCATTGATGCGCTTGCCCAGCCTGGCTGGGTGGGCTGGAGACgctcctcttcttccccctcctctcctctcgcTCTCCGCGgcctcctcttctctctgtcccCTCGCCCTTCCTTCTCCCGCCCACCCAAGGACTGACAGAGCTCAGACAGCAGCCCTGGTTCCAGCCGGGCCGCGGCCTCCCTAGCTCGGCCCCGGGCAAGCGCCCTTTCTGGGTGACCCAGGTGGCTGGTCACCCACAGGGCCAGTCCCGGGCTTGGAGGCGTCTCCTGACACATGGTAGGTGCTTAACCAATGCCAGACGCCTTTCATGCCCGCGTCCCTGGACCCACCTGACCCAGGAGGCAGCCCTGAGACCGCTCGCTGGGTCCTGGCCCAGAGAGAAGGTGTCAGGCCCTGGGCGTGTTGGTTTCCCGTGGGCTGACCCCAGAGCACATGTTGGTGACATTTTCAATGACAGCACCAATTGGCTTTTCTAATGACAGCACCAATCCCTGGCTCCACCGCCTGGCCGGGCCTGCCCCACAGCCCAGAAGGGGCACCGTCCCTGTAGCCAGGAGGCCGGAGTGGGATGACCGCCTCTGTGCACAGACCCCCGCCACCGAGGGAACCTGGGGAGGGGACGGCATCTTTAAAGCTCCCTTTCGCTCTCAAAGGACAAGTTCCGACTCCTGGAAGCAACTGGAGGCCCAGCTGGGGTGGATTCAGAACCGCCTCGTCAGACTCCAGACCCAACAAGGACGGAACGGTGTGTCCCTCAGGAAGTTGATTCCAAACAGCCCGCAGCTCGGGCACGGGCCCAGCGCGAGCTGGACAGGACATCTGTCCGCTGTACCTTGGAGAACTGGCTTGACCACGAGGAGACTCGGAGGACAGAAAGCAGACAGGAGGCCAAGGGGCCTCTCGCCAGGCGGCTCCCGCCTGCTCTCTCTGCAGACCTGGGGCCGGGGGCTGAGGAAGGGAGCCACAGGGCCGGGGTGCTCATGGGCATCCAGGAAGCTGGAGGCCAAGTGCCTTTTCTTTGCCATTTTGGATCATTTGAAAAGCTTCTTAAAGGTCATTGAGATGTTCACATTGATCTGCTAAAAAGAGCAACAGTCACGCTCAAAACCTCACCTCTTGCCTGGCGTGGCGGCGCAGGCCTctgctcccagctgctggggCGGAGGCAGGGGAGTACAaggtcgaggccagcctcagcaatttagcgagactctgtctcaaaatacaaaataaaacaaacaaaaaacacgaaaaaggtctggggatgtagctcagtggtaaagcgaccctggggttcgatccccaggaccacCCGGTGCCAAAAGAGCCCCCATGCCTCTAGTTCCTTCCTGACTCTGCAGCCTCCTTGGAAGAAAGCAAACTgagattcaaagccagtctccctCGAACTAGCTGGGTGGCCTTGGGCGAgcgacttaacctctctgagctgcagATTCCTCCTATGTAAAAGGGAAATAATCATTGTACCTAACTCAGGGTCACTGTAAGGAATGAATATGGCACCAAAGTGCTTAACGTGAAAAGTGAGAAGTGAGCGCAGGCCAGGGTGTTAGTCTGGAATCTTCTCAGTAGATAAATTCTCCGTAGGGGACGCCCCTGGAGGTAGGCAGGGCTGGGGCAGATCTTATCTCTGCTGCTGAGTAGCTGTGCCTGACGTTGGGTGAGCGGCTTCCTTCCTCAGAGCCTCAGCTTCGTCATTTGTCAATGGGACAGTGTCACTTGCGGGATGAAGAAAGCCAGGCCACGAGGAACTGCTtgcctggctctggggacacgGTTCCGGAAGGTGGGTTCCAGCCTAGCAGCCAAGTCCCCCGGCTCCGTCCGGTGGCCGCTTCCCAACGCTGGGTGTGGGACAGTCCCCAGCAGGGCTGagccccaccctccacctctgtTTCCCTCTGAGCGTCTCCAGCCAGAGCTGAGATGGGTGGGGCTGCCCACCAGACCCAACCCCCGGGGAGCAAATGCCAGGGGCCGGCACCCTGCGCCCCAAAGCCTGCAGCTAAAGGCACCGGCTTCACAGGGCCCACGCCTTTGCAGGGTCTTTACCTTTTCCGTTCCTTTCCCAGACCCCAAGCCCTGCCTGCAGGCTCCCTGGTCTTGACCTTGCAAAGACCAAGCCCTCAGGACCTGGTCTCCATCTCCTCAAGTTCACGGTCCTGGGCATCTGTGGGCTGCTAGGTCACCTTCCTGTGCCTTTCCACGTGCCCGACCCAAGGGGCGGCTGGAGGGTCGGGGTTTTCAGGGGACAGAGTGTCAGCTGTCTTACGCTGGGTCTTCCCCGACCTCTCCTGCTCACGCCAGGGGCTTTGGAGAGTATCGTGGTATTTCCGGGGTGCCCAGCAGGCGGCTGAATACCACAATCTTGTGCCAATCTCATCTCATGGCAGTGCTTTTGAGAATCCTTCCTCGGCTGCTGTGAGCCGGTCAAGGCTGGTCTCCCGTGGGGCTCAGAATACTGGTCCAAGGTCCACGTGAGACAGGGCCGGCTCCGGCCGCCATGCCACCTGGAGAAAGGGGTTCCGCAGCCCGGGTTCCCAGCTCCAAATATGGTTCAGCCCCACGCAAACGCAGCGAGTATCACGGGGGTGCAGTACAGAGGCGCCTGCCCCCCCGGGTCTTTGGCAGCCACGTCCCGGGCACCCCGGGCTGGGAGTGCCGGTTGCAGGTTCCTCTCGGGCGGGGCTCAAAGCATGCTGGTCTCCCTCTCGTTGATGGAAGTCCTCTCGTTGATGGATGACATCTTGGTAAAGCTGCGGTGGCTGGGGTAGGAGGAGTGGCCGGTGTCCTCGCTCAGAGCGTTGACCAGGCGCGAAAAGAGCGTCACCTTGAACTTCTTGAAGTCCTGACCCATGAAGACGTAGAGAATGGGGTTCATGCAGCTGTTAGCAGTGGCGATGGCGTTGGCCAGGGGCATGCCCAGGCTGAAGACCGAGCCCGGCACGGCGGTGTGGCGGAGTTCCAGCAGGTGGAGAGCGTGGTAGGGACACCAGCAGAGGAAGAAGGTAGCGATGATGGTCACGATGATCTTGAAGGGCTTGCTGGTCTTGGCCAGGCGGTTGCGCTGTAGCTTGCAGACGATGGTGAGGTAGCAGGCCGTGATGATGAGGACGGGGACCAGGAAGCCACACAGGAAGCGGGTGACGGTCACCGCCACGTGTCTGCTGAACCCCACGGGGTCCGGGCGGGAGTGAGCCGGCCAGGGGGAGGAGCTGGCCGCGGACAGGCTGAAGTTATTGAAGCAGGATATCTTCCCGTGGATGGCGGCTGTGTCCCGGAAGACGAGGGACGGGGAGCTCAAGAAGAAAGCCAGGACCCAGATGGCCACGCAGGCGGCCGAGGCCAGCCGGACGCTGCGGTGGTTCTGGGACCAGACGGGTAGCAGCACGGAGACGCAGCGATCGAAGCTGATGGCGGTCAGCAGGAAGACGCTGGTGTACATGTTGTGGACCAGCAGGAAGCTGCTGATCTTGCACAGGGCCGTGCCGAACGCCCAGTGGTAGTCCATGGCAGCGTAGGCGATGTGCAGGGGCAGGAAGGCGTTGAACAGGAAGTCCGCCAGGGCCAGGTTGAGGAACCAGACGGCGTTCACCGTCTTCCTCATCTTGCAGGTGGTGATGACCATCACCAGGCCGTTACCCAGGATCCCCAGGAGGCAGACGAGGCTGTAGACCACCACCAGGACGATCCTGGCCACCCTGGCTTCCGGCGGGGACAGCTCCTCCAGAACCAGGATGGAGTCGAGGTCGTCCGGGTACTCGTCCTCGTAGCTCGAGGAGTTGTAGGGGTCCCCCTCCTCCATCCTCTGCAAGGGAAGAGAGGAGCCATCAGGGAAGCGGCAGGACAGGCGGCCACCAGGGGCCCTGGCTCCACGCGGGGCCGCTTCCCGCTCTGCGGTTGGCAGACCCCTCTCCCCCGCACCTGGATCCTCACAACCGCTCGCGTGAGGAACCTGAGCCAAGGTTGCCCAAGGTCAGAAAGCTGGGGAGGGGCAAAGCTGTCCTTCAAGCCCAAGTTTCAGGGTCTCCCTGCTGATAGTCATGTTTTCTGCCCCTTTGGGATCCTCTCCTCTCCTACCGTCTAGCGGGGGAGGAAATATTCGCCAAAAAGTCCCCAAGATAATGGGGATAGTGCGTCCTAGGGGAGAGACGCGTGGCACCGTGACCTTGGTTCCGGCCGGGCTTCCGGAACCCGGGGCACAGCCCAGCTTGGCAGCCGCCCCCTGCTCCCAGCCGGGCCCGGGGCCGCTGGTCTCCCTCACAGACCCGAGTTCGGACCACGGGAGTCTCTCACTGTTCACTGCTGCGGTGTCCAACGGGGGTCCCCCGTCCGTCGGGGACAGCTCCCGCGCAGGCAGCTGGAGACCCTTCAGGGAagagggaggcagcaggaggatCCAGGTCTGAGGACGAGAGGATGGAGCCAGCTCAGAGCCAGAAATCGGGGTCCCTTGTTGCTGTTCCCACCTGACAGCGGAGGCAGCGGAGGCAGCGGAAGTTTGGAGGCTGAGTAGTACTCAGCCGAGGTCACCGGGCTGGGATGAGGTGGAGCCCCGCACGGAGATCAAAGGCTCCGCCCAGATCAGCTCACTGCAGGACCCCACGCCCCAACCCCTCCGCTCCCCCAGCGCCTCTGAAGATGGAGCCCAAGACAGGGGCCCGGGAAGGGGAGGTGCGGAGGAGAGAGCACAGTGGCCCCGCAGGAGCCCCGGCCTGGGAGGGACGCAGAGAACACCCCTCCAGGCAGTGCCCGCACCACGAAGGCCGACAGGAAGCGCCAGGTCACCTTCGGTCTGCCCAGAGCTTTGGTTCCCTCCTACCAGGTGGTCCTGGGCCTCTTCCACACAGGTGTGTCGCTCTTGTTTtaagagatgaggaaacagaggttcaGAGAGGAGAAACCAAGCCCCAAAGCCTCCCAGCTGGGAAGCGGCCCAGTTGGTATTTGAACCTTGCACGTGACCTTGCCTCCAAGGACGCTGCCTCCGAGACCTCCCGAGCCCGCCAGCTCCTCAGAGGCTGGTCAGATGAGAATCCGCAGGATTCGCACCGCAGGATTAAGGACTAAAGGCCAGCATCGTGCAGTCACACACAGCTGTCAtctcagcggctcgggaggctgaggcgggaggatcacaagttcaaggccagcctcaacaatttagcgaggccctacgcaactcagtgagaccctgtctctaaataaaacataaagcaggctgggggtgtggcccagtggttaggcgcccctgggttcaatctgggAGCAAGCCCTCAGTGAGGGGGTGGCAGCCCCGGGTGCACAGCAGATGAGCAGAGCGGGAAGCCAGGGCTCAGCCCCACCGGAGGCCACATCCCTCCACTGCCTGGCCCTCCCATCGTGACACACTGGCTCCAAAGCAGACCCTGGAGCCGGGCGGGAATGTCCACGGAAGCTTCATTACAAGTAAGGCCAGCTTTCCTGTGTATGACTTTGTCACGGGTCCTTATGGACTTGAGGTTCTGTTTTACTCCATGAAAGTCATCCTGTGCtttcattaaataaaagcagTTGGAAAAGTCCCATCGAGGACGCTGAGATCAAGGGGTTCAGAATTTGAACTTCCATGTTTCCGCCCTCTGCAGGGTAGCCCGGGGCGTCCGCCAAGTGTCCCCAAAGGTGCTGGAATTGGAATAGACAGGATGCTGGAGCTGCCCTCTCCTGACTGGGCTTGATGGCCACTGGGGTGACATGCTGAGCCGATAGGCACCCCGACTGGCTGAGCCCTCAACCCAGGTGCCGCCACTCAAAGCCCAGGAGAGGCTACCGTGACTCCAGGAGGTGAGGACCCTGGTCGCGCGTGCGGACAGCGGGTGGGAAGCTGGGCGTGAACCATCACGTCGCCCTGCCCTGAAATTGTGACCTGTCCACGTCACTGGCCACCCCCGGGCAGGTCCTTGAGGAAAGAAATGGCCCTGTCCAGATTCCTTGGCCTCTCAAGGACCACAACATGGCTGGCGTCCCTTCCCACGGAAGTTCACAGGTACAAGGCGGAAAGATGCCACTGGACCAGGGTCCATCTCCAGGGCCGCGGGGAGCACGGAGGAGGGACGGGACCCAGCCTGGGAGCCCGAGGCTTCCTGGGGCAGGGGGGCTGGGGTTTGAAGGACCAGCGTCCTCTGGTGGGACAGGCCTCCCTTCCTCACAACCCTCAGCTACGCAAGCACCTCGCCCTTGCACGTGACCTGAATCATCTCTGAGTTCCTTATCACACTCGATGTCAGGCAAACGCTGCACAAATCGCCGTTATCCTGAATGGCGGGGCCCAGGGACGAGGGTGTTTTGGCAATGTTTTAACATTTCAGTTACTTGTATTCCACAATCGGGAAGctcacggaaaaaaaaaaaaaatctgtggctAAATACACTTACTATGTGCGAACACATAGTTCACACTTATTTGGGTGCTCACTTTATGTCAGACGCTGCGAGACTCCGTGCCAGGCTCCCCACAGCCCCGCAAGGATACCTCCAGTTGTGGAGGAGgcaactgaggttcagagaggtgaagccacttgcctgaggtcacacagctgggaggTCTGCCTCCAGAATCTGACTCCTAAGGATCCCAGGTGAAAAGGCTCAGATGCCCCCTGCTCCCCTGAAGGGTTAGCAGCCCCCCCCATCCCACCTACCCCCGAGCCCAAGCCTGGACCCTCCTCACATTCCTGATGCCCTCACAGGGCTGCCATCTCTGAGCCGACTCCCCTCATCTTTTGCCCACCATGCTGTGTAATTTCTGGTCAGCATTTCCTCCCTCCGTGGGTCCTTCACGAAGCCTCCTGCCCCGGGAGAAATGCCTGGGTCACTTCCTGGTCAAGGTCCACACTGTTTCCCCTGAGGACCCGGCTGCTTCCTCTTTCTTAATAACCCCAGACCTGCAATGATCACTGTTCCCTTTTCCATGTGGCTACAAGGAAGCTCAGAGTCCCCTTTGCAGGTCAAAGGCAGCGAGTCCCTCAGCTCTGCTGGTCCGCAGGCCTCTGCCCGGGATTTGGTTGGTCCTGGGTCTGCGTCAGATCATACTTTCCACTGGTTTCAGTTCCTTGCCATACGTGATTGACGGGCTGCGCACAAGAGCCCGACACCCCTGAGTCCACTCGATGGCATCCGCTAGGGCATCCCGGGAGCGGCATTGTGTCACTTGCACGGAAGCGAAGCCAATGTCACACGGTCAGCCAGGGGCAGATTCGCCTGCAGGTGGCTCCGACTGGCACCTTTGCTCTTAACCACATTGATTTCTAGAAAGCCGAGCTCTTGTCCTGTGTCAGGTCACGTCCCTCTGGTGCTGCGGGTCCCCAGCCCTACCCTCCAGGGACACCTTGCTTGTTGCTCCACTCTCTTGAGCCTCTCAAGGAACCCACCCTCCCCCGATGCGGGGACACTCTGGCTCAGGTCTGGGGCACAGGTCAGGGGAGGGGAGTCACTGGCCAGCGGCCGCATCACCCGTCACAGCCAGGCTGACGGGACGTCAGCGTGACCCCCGCCTGGATGCTCGGGTCGGTTCTGGTCACCCCGTCGATGGccgtttgttacagcagccttaGGGGCTGAACACGCTCCCCTTCCCGGCTCCCACCGTGTCTGCTCACCTCCGCGTCACGTGGCACTTAGGTGACCATGGCCAGCCGAGGCCTCTGACCAGATCACAGGACATCCGGGCACAAGAACTGGGTCTTTTTCTGCTCCAAGTCCTGGGACCAGAACAATGGTGGGCACCACCCGGTTTCCGTGCCGTCTTGTTTAACTTTTCTGACATGATCCACTCACGCACCAGCAGCATGGCGGCCGCAGGGTGGTGGACGCGTCCAGGAAAGCCCTGGACTCTGCCCATGATGCTCCAGGGCGCAGGGCCTCCTGTGACCTCCCCTCAGGCTCGGGGTCACTTCTGccctcttctttttataaatcattacagacaaagaaggaatggaaaataaGGGGGCCTATCACCCCATCGTCCCCCACGGTCATCTTACATAACCCTGGACCATCGCCTGGCgggtggatgggtggagggaTGGACGACTTTAATCATATGCCAACGGAGGTCTTCGCCCCACCGCCCTGGTCTCGCCTCCACCCCCGCCAGCCCCGTGACCTTGAGCCCATGATTTAACCTTCAGGAGCCTCCATGTCAGTGCCGTGAGCGGA encodes the following:
- the Cmklr1 gene encoding chemerin-like receptor 1, with the protein product MEEGDPYNSSSYEDEYPDDLDSILVLEELSPPEARVARIVLVVVYSLVCLLGILGNGLVMVITTCKMRKTVNAVWFLNLALADFLFNAFLPLHIAYAAMDYHWAFGTALCKISSFLLVHNMYTSVFLLTAISFDRCVSVLLPVWSQNHRSVRLASAACVAIWVLAFFLSSPSLVFRDTAAIHGKISCFNNFSLSAASSSPWPAHSRPDPVGFSRHVAVTVTRFLCGFLVPVLIITACYLTIVCKLQRNRLAKTSKPFKIIVTIIATFFLCWCPYHALHLLELRHTAVPGSVFSLGMPLANAIATANSCMNPILYVFMGQDFKKFKVTLFSRLVNALSEDTGHSSYPSHRSFTKMSSINERTSINERETSML